In Cystobacter fuscus DSM 2262, the DNA window GGACTCGTCGGCGCGCAGCAGCTCCTGCACGCGCTTGGGCTCGGTCTCGAAGATGAAGCGCGGGGTGCCGGTGCGCAGGGCGCGGAAGGCCACGGGCGCGAGCGGGCCGCCGATGACCGCGGGCAGATCCCGGATGTAGACGATGGGGCAGGGGTGGCGCTGGAGCCACTCGAGCAGCTCCTCGAACGTCTCGGCCGCCTGGCGCTGGGTGCTGCGCGCCAGGATGTTGGCGACGGACACCTCCACCATGCGCGCCGAGGCGAGCTCCGCGTCCACGCGGCCCTCGATGATGCGGCGCGCGACTTCCTGGACCAGGGCGGACTTGCCCACGCCGGTCTCGCCGGACAGCAACGGGTGTTTGCCGCCGCGCGCCAGCAGACCGAGCACCTCCGTCACCGCGCCGTCCAGGCCGTGCGCGGCCGTGAGCCGTCCCTCGCGTGCCAGGGCCGTCAGATCGCGGTCGATGAGCCGCTCGTTGTCCTCGCTCTTTCGGGTGACCATGGTTGGAAACGCCCCCGGGGCAGGGCGCGCACTCTAGCCCGCCCGGCGCGCGGGACGCGCAGCTCAACACGCGCGTGGAATGCCAGCGCCTGTGCGTGAAGTCGGCACGGCCCACGCGATAAACCCGCTTATCTCCCCGACGCGGTTTTTTTCCCGGGTTTTCCGCGCGCGCGGCTTGAACCCGTCAGCAGGGACTTTCATAGTGCTGACGCCGTTCAGGCAAGCTCCGGCCCCCTGGGACGGAGCACCCCCCCCCACGGAGGTTGGAAATGAAGAAGGACACGACCAAGAAGCCGTTCTTCGCGAAGTTGCTCGAGGAGCAGGAGTTGGAGCAGGTCACGGGAGGCGTCGGGAACGCGACCCAGAAGTACCCCTCGGACGGTGACGATCACGATGCGACGCTGGTCAAGTCGCCCCCCGACACGACCCAGAAGTACCCCTCGGACGGTGACGACGACATCGCGGTCTGAAACCCTCACGGGGCGGATTGAGCCCCGAGCTCTCTCATGCCCACCGCTCGCGACACCGTCCTGCTCTTCACCCATAGCGGCGACTACTTCACGGTGGATCGCGTCGCGCAGGAGGTGTCGCGGCGGGGGCTACGGCCCCTTCGCATCGACACGGATGGCTTTCCCTCCGAGTGGGAGCTGACGTCGATGCTGGGGCCGGCGCATCAGGACGTGGTGTTGCACACCCAGGCGGGCGAGGTGCGAAGCGCCGAGGTGCGCTCGGTGTGGCTGCGTCGGCGTGTCCCTCCCCGGCTCGACGAGACGTTGGAGCCCGCCTGGCGCGAGAGCTGTGCCCGGGAGTCGAGCGCGGCCCTCGTGGGGGCCCTCGACGGATTGACGGGGGCGGGCTGCCGCTTCATCAATCCCCTCGGCGCGGATGAGGCGGCGGGCAACAAGCTGCTCCAACTCCGGCTCGCCCGGGCTCATGGGCTCGAGATTCCACGCACCCTGGTGACCAACGACGCGGAGCGGGTGCGCTCCTGGTTCGACGAAGTGGGCGGCCGGATGGTGGCCAAGATGCTGACGCCGCTGACCCAGTCCATGGGGGGCGGACAGCCCTTCGTGTACACGACCGCCATCGGCCCCGAGCACCTGGATGAGCTCGAGGGTCTGCGCCACAGCCCCATGGTGTTCCAGGAGCGCATCGACAAGTCGCACGAGCTGCGTGTCGCCGTGGTGGGCGAGCATTGCTTCGTGGGGGCCATCGACGCTTCTCGCTCGGTGGAGGGGCAGGTGGACTGGCGGCGCTCCCGCCCGGACGAGTGCGCCTGGTCCCCGGGTCGGCTGCCCGAGGACGTGGCCCGGCGCCTGGTGCGCCTGGTGGCGGAGCTGGGGCTGGTGTACGGCGCCGCGGATTTCATCGTCACACCCGATGGCCGCTACGTCTTCCTCGAGGTGAACCCCGGAGGGGAGTGGGGAATGCTCGAGCGGGACCTTGGCCTTCCCATCGCCGCGGCCCTCGCCGACGCGCTCGCTTCCGAGGGAAGTTGAGCCGCGGAATCGTTGTAAGGAGCAGGGATGACCATCCTCATCGTGACGCATTCCAAGGACAACGACGCGCCCTTGTCCGTGGCGCGTGCCCTCGAGTCCCGGGGCGAGCGGGTCTACCGTTTCGATACCGACCTGTTTCCCACCGCGCTCCAGCTCTCGCTGGATGAGCGCGGGGCGGGGCGGTTGTCCGGCCCCGCGGGAGAGCTGTCCCTGGAGGACGTGACGGCGATCTGGTACCGCCGCAACTCGACGGGCAGCGCCATACCCCAGGAGCTGGATGCCCAGCTGCGCCGCCCGTCGGTGGAGGAGAGCCGGCGCCTGGTGTTCGGCATGATGAGCGCGCTGGGGGTGTTCCAACTCGACGCGCTCGAAATCGTCCGGCGCTCGGAGCACAAGCCGTTGCAGCTCAAGCTGGCGCGGGCGCTCGGGATGGAGGTTCCCCGGACGCTGATGACCAACGATCCGGTGGCGGTGCGGGCCTTCGCCGCCGAGTGCCCTGGCGGCGTGGTGACGAAGATGATGTCGTCGTTCGCCGTCTATGACGAGCGGGGCCGGGAGCAGGTGGTCTTCACCACGCCCCTCACCTCGGAGCAGCTCGCGGACCTGGAGGGACTGGACCTGTGTCCGATGACCTTCCAGGAGCGGTTGACCAAGGCGGTGGAGCTGCGGGTCACGGTGGTGGGGGAGCGGGTGATGGCGGCGGCCATCGACTCGCAGGCGCTGCCGAGGGCACGCGAGGACTGGCGGCGCGAGGGCGCGGCGCTCGTGGAGGCCTGGCGGCCCTACACGTTGCCCGAGCCGCTCCACGCCCAGGTGCTGCGGTTGATGGACGCGCTGGGACTCAACTACGGCGCGTTCGACTTCATCGTCACGCCCGAGGGCCGGCACGTCTTCCTGGAGGTGAATCCCTCGGGGGAGTTCATGTGGTTGATGAAGCACCCGGGACTGCCCGTCGACGAGGCGCTCGCGGACGTGCTCGGTGGCCGCGCGGCGCGGCGGCTCGCACCGAAGCCGCTGACCGGGGCGTGAGCCTATGGCCGGAGGCGAGGGCTCGGTGCTAGGGTGCCCGCCCCATGGCCAAGTCCCCCTGCCCCGTGACCCTGTCGCAGTTCCTCGAGAAGGCCGAGCCGCTCAAGGTGACCATCAACGGTCAGGAGATGCTCGCCGAGGTGAAGTCGTTCTCGACCGGCTCCTTCGGCTGGTACATCAACGGCAAGACGACCGTCACCGTCGACGGCAAGCCGGTGTCGGTGCAGATCGGCATGAACATGACCGTGGTGGGCTCGAAGGAAGCGGCGCGCTGAGCCGCGCGGGGCTCAGCTCACCGTGGGCGTCACCGCCACGAGTCCCACCAGGGTGTCGCGGCGCACGCCGTGCTTCACGAAGTCCTGCACCGTGCGCGCGAGCGTGGCGCCGAGCTGGCCGATGAGGGGCAGGTGTTCTCCGCCCTCGCACGTGGCCTGCCCGGGCGTGTCCTCGGCGTCCGGGACGAAGCGCTCGTCCCAGCGCACCAGCCCGAAGGTGCCGTCCGCCGCCAGCGCGCCGTGCACCAGGGGCTTGCCCGCCGCGCGCGCGAACGCGCTCAGGAGCAGACGGCTCTCCTGGTTGTCGAAGCAGTCGACGAGCAGATCCGCGCTCGCGCCCAGCGCCGCCACGTTGTCGCGCGTCATCCGCACGCCGAACGCCTCGGCCTTCACACCGTACAGGTTGAGCAGTTGCAGCTTGAGCGCCTCCGCCTTGTTCTTGCCCACGGAGGGCTTCACGAACGCCTGCGCCCGCAGGTTCTTGGACTCCACGCGGTCGAAGTCGATGAAGACGAGCGTGGCCTCGAGGTTGCGGCACAGCACCGCCGCCGTGGAGCCGATGGCCCCCACGCCACAGAAGACGATGCGCATGGGTGGGCCTCCTCACGCCCCGAAGGGCACCTTGGGCCGCAGGTAGATGCGCTCCTCGCCGCCCGGGGCGCGGAACCGGTCCACCACGTAGTGCTGGAAGGAGTCCGTCTGGGCGGGAGCCAGCAGCTCCACCGCGATGCGCCGCACATCCGCGTCCGTCAGGAGGGTTTCCCGCTCCAGGGGCACGTCCGTGGACAGGCCGTTGTAGGTGATGTTCAGCGTCGTCATGTCCCCGCCTCCCGGGGCCCGGACCGCCGCGAGGGAGGGCGGGGCCGGGGCCGTCCGGGCAGGGACGCGCGAGCGGGGCGGATTCCTGACGCTCAGTGATCGCCGTAGCGCTTCTCGCCGGCCTCCACGCGCAGCTTCAGCTTGTTCTGCGCGGGCGGCAGCGGGCAGGTGGCGTAGGGAGAGAAGGCGCAGGGCGGGTTGTAGGCGCGGTTGAAGTCCAGCACCACCCGGCCGTCCTTCGTCGGCTGATCCACGTACAGGAAGCGGCCCGCGCCGTACGAGTCATTGCGGTTGGTCTGGTCGCCGAAGATGACGAAGAACGGCCCCGAGTCCGATTCGAGGACGGGATCCAACCGGTACTCCTGTCCACCCACCTGGAAGACGAGCGTGCCCGGGGAGTTCATCTCCTCCACCGTGCCGAGCACGTTGGGGATCGAGAGCTTGCGCGGTGTCGTGGCCGGCTCGAAGCGGCCCTCGATGCGCCAGGCGGCGCTCGCCGGCCAGGTGGGGATGCCGTGGAACTGCTTGCGCGCCGGGGCCTCGGGATCCTTCACGCGCAGCCCCATCTTCTCCCCCCGCGGGATGAGGTAGAAGCGCAGCGTGCCCAGCGAGAGCACGTCCTCGGGGCCCTCGGACGTGCCCAGGGCGCCACCGGTGAAGGGCTTGCCCGCGCGGGTGAGGGTGACTCCGGGCTGGAGCGTGAGCGTCACCTGGTTGCCCTTGCGCGTGAAGGTTCCGATGCGCGCGGGCGTGCCCTCGGGGAAGACGAAGTCGTTGTCCGCGGCGGAGCCGAAGCGGTTGTCCCCTTCGTTCAACCAGTGCAGGCCCACGAGCGACAGCCAGCCCTCCTCGGAGGTGAGGTTGGCGAGGCGCTTCTGGTGCCAGGCGCGCGTCTCCGTTTCCAGGGAGGAGGGAGTCTGTCCGGCGGGCTTCGGGTCGGCGGGTTTCGTCATGGCGGGCTTGGCGGGAGGCGCGGCGAGGGCGGGAGTCGCGAACGCGAGTCCCGAGAGGGTGAGCAGGCGGGCGATGCGCATGGCCGCGACGATGGCAAGCCCGGCCGGTCTCGTCCACCACCAGGAGGGGCGCCCGGGTTTCGTTCGGTGTGAGACGTCTCTCCAATTCATCCACATCCCGACGTTTCCGCGCATACGCTGCGCCGCCCTATGCGCTTCGACGACATCTCCATCGAATCCACCCGCATCACCTTTTGGGGTCCACGTACCGCGCTCGAGGTGCGTAGCCCCGTGCCGGGCGTGCTCCGGCTGCGCCATGCCCCCGCGCTCAGTCACTCCGCGCCCGCGCACCGGGAGCTGCTGCCCAAGCAGTCCTGGTCCGTCGTGGAGCACGCGGAGCTGCCGCTGTCCCTGCGCCGTGAGCAGGAGGGCGCCGTGGCGGTGGTGGTGGCGGAGGGCTTGTCCCTGGAGGTGACGCTCGCCACGGGCGCCTGGCGGCTGCGGGATGGCTCGGGCCGGGAGCTGGGCCGGTGCGAGAGCTTCTCGAGCGAGGTGATGCCGGACTATCCGGTGACCCGCTTCCGCTCGCGGCTGTCCCTGCACACGCCCCCCGACGAGGCCTGGCTGGGCTTCGGCGAGAAGGTGGGCTCGCTGGACAAGCGCGGCATGCACTTCACCTTCTGGAACACGGACGTGGTGCCGCACCACCCGGACACGGATCCGCTCTACCAGTCCATTCCCTTCAGCATCGGCCTGCGCGAGGGCGTGGCCTGGGGCGTCTTCCTCGACGAGTCGTGGCGGATGGAGGCGGACGTGGCGGCCGAGGATCCCTCCGTCCTCTGCTGGGAGTCCTCGGGTCCCGAGCTGGACACCTACGTCATCGCCGGCCCGCTGCCCGCGGACGTGGTGCGGCGCTACACCTCGCTCACCGGACGCATGCCGTTGCCTCCGCTCTGGAGCCTCGGCGCGCAGCAGTCGCGCTGGGGCTACGAGAACGCCCGGGAGATCCGCTCCGTCCTCCAGGGCTACCGCGCCCACAAGGTTCCGCTCGACGTCGTCTACCTCGATATCGACTACATGGAGGGCTACAAGGTCTGGACGTGGGATCGCACGCGCTACCCGGACCCCGCGGGGCTCGCGCGCGAGGCGGCCGCGCAGGGCGTGCGCCTGGTCACCATCATCGATCCGGCCGTGAAGCAGGAGCCGGGCTACCGCGTCTATGACGAGGCGCTCGCCAACGACTACCTGGTGCGCAATGACCGGGGCAGCGTGCTCGCGGGCGAGGTGTGGCCCAAGCCCGCCGTGTTCCCGGACTTCACCCGCGAGGCGGTGCGCGCCTGGTGGGGCCAGCAGCACCGGGCCTTCCTGGACGTGGGCATCTCCGGCTTCTGGAACGACATGAACGAGCCGGCCTGCTTCAAGGTCATCAATGGCGACGAGACCTTCGGCGTCATCGGCACGCGCTCGGTGGACAAGGGCAGGGTGGAGGGGCCCACGCTGCCCCACGATGCCCGCCACGGAGACAAGCGGCACCTGGAGGTGCACAACGTCTACGCGCTCGGCATGGCGCGCGGGGCGTACGAGGGGCTGCGCGCGCTCGCCCCCGAGCGGCGGCCCTTCATCCTCACCCGCGCGGGCTCGCCCGGCATCCAGCGCTACTCC includes these proteins:
- a CDS encoding microviridin/marinostatin family tricyclic proteinase inhibitor, with protein sequence MKKDTTKKPFFAKLLEEQELEQVTGGVGNATQKYPSDGDDHDATLVKSPPDTTQKYPSDGDDDIAV
- a CDS encoding MvdC/MvdD family ATP grasp protein — encoded protein: MPTARDTVLLFTHSGDYFTVDRVAQEVSRRGLRPLRIDTDGFPSEWELTSMLGPAHQDVVLHTQAGEVRSAEVRSVWLRRRVPPRLDETLEPAWRESCARESSAALVGALDGLTGAGCRFINPLGADEAAGNKLLQLRLARAHGLEIPRTLVTNDAERVRSWFDEVGGRMVAKMLTPLTQSMGGGQPFVYTTAIGPEHLDELEGLRHSPMVFQERIDKSHELRVAVVGEHCFVGAIDASRSVEGQVDWRRSRPDECAWSPGRLPEDVARRLVRLVAELGLVYGAADFIVTPDGRYVFLEVNPGGEWGMLERDLGLPIAAALADALASEGS
- a CDS encoding MvdC/MvdD family ATP grasp protein, which gives rise to MTILIVTHSKDNDAPLSVARALESRGERVYRFDTDLFPTALQLSLDERGAGRLSGPAGELSLEDVTAIWYRRNSTGSAIPQELDAQLRRPSVEESRRLVFGMMSALGVFQLDALEIVRRSEHKPLQLKLARALGMEVPRTLMTNDPVAVRAFAAECPGGVVTKMMSSFAVYDERGREQVVFTTPLTSEQLADLEGLDLCPMTFQERLTKAVELRVTVVGERVMAAAIDSQALPRAREDWRREGAALVEAWRPYTLPEPLHAQVLRLMDALGLNYGAFDFIVTPEGRHVFLEVNPSGEFMWLMKHPGLPVDEALADVLGGRAARRLAPKPLTGA
- a CDS encoding HesA/MoeB/ThiF family protein codes for the protein MRIVFCGVGAIGSTAAVLCRNLEATLVFIDFDRVESKNLRAQAFVKPSVGKNKAEALKLQLLNLYGVKAEAFGVRMTRDNVAALGASADLLVDCFDNQESRLLLSAFARAAGKPLVHGALAADGTFGLVRWDERFVPDAEDTPGQATCEGGEHLPLIGQLGATLARTVQDFVKHGVRRDTLVGLVAVTPTVS
- a CDS encoding DUF1684 domain-containing protein, translating into MRIARLLTLSGLAFATPALAAPPAKPAMTKPADPKPAGQTPSSLETETRAWHQKRLANLTSEEGWLSLVGLHWLNEGDNRFGSAADNDFVFPEGTPARIGTFTRKGNQVTLTLQPGVTLTRAGKPFTGGALGTSEGPEDVLSLGTLRFYLIPRGEKMGLRVKDPEAPARKQFHGIPTWPASAAWRIEGRFEPATTPRKLSIPNVLGTVEEMNSPGTLVFQVGGQEYRLDPVLESDSGPFFVIFGDQTNRNDSYGAGRFLYVDQPTKDGRVVLDFNRAYNPPCAFSPYATCPLPPAQNKLKLRVEAGEKRYGDH
- a CDS encoding glycoside hydrolase family 31 protein, with the protein product MRFDDISIESTRITFWGPRTALEVRSPVPGVLRLRHAPALSHSAPAHRELLPKQSWSVVEHAELPLSLRREQEGAVAVVVAEGLSLEVTLATGAWRLRDGSGRELGRCESFSSEVMPDYPVTRFRSRLSLHTPPDEAWLGFGEKVGSLDKRGMHFTFWNTDVVPHHPDTDPLYQSIPFSIGLREGVAWGVFLDESWRMEADVAAEDPSVLCWESSGPELDTYVIAGPLPADVVRRYTSLTGRMPLPPLWSLGAQQSRWGYENAREIRSVLQGYRAHKVPLDVVYLDIDYMEGYKVWTWDRTRYPDPAGLAREAAAQGVRLVTIIDPAVKQEPGYRVYDEALANDYLVRNDRGSVLAGEVWPKPAVFPDFTREAVRAWWGQQHRAFLDVGISGFWNDMNEPACFKVINGDETFGVIGTRSVDKGRVEGPTLPHDARHGDKRHLEVHNVYALGMARGAYEGLRALAPERRPFILTRAGSPGIQRYSAVWSGDNSSYWAHLELSICMLLGLGLSGVSFVGSDVPGFLGRPTGELLVRWTQAGVFYPLFRNHSAKGTPYKEPWRFGEPYLSIAREWFERRYRLMPTLYSLMHESSQEGLPALRPLIMYAPGDTEALRMDDAFFFGRDLLVAPVARQGRTHRHMYLPEGRWLPFFNLGQSGGEVIEGRQHVLAEAPLDTVPMWLRAGGALALTEPALHTTTANWAHLTWHIHAAPRVEARLYEDAGEGYGASRLTRLAGTWADGRFVLERTTEGKLPPARETETLCVYALSEPREVLGAREYRFVDGVLLVEVEAGWTRLEVKL